Genomic segment of Thermoleophilia bacterium:
GAGGCTGGCACGTGTCCTTGGGGTTAGCGCAGACAGGGAGACGATTTGTGGGCGGCGGAAACGTACTACAGGCCTTTGTCAATGGCCTTACCTCAAGCGGAATATATATCCTGGTTGCTCTAGGTCTGACCCTGGTCCTCAGCATCATGAATATTGTGCAGCTCGCCCATGGCGAGGTGTACATGGTGGGCGCGTACGTCGTTTACTACTTCAGCACAAAGGTCGGGCTAAACTTCTATGCTTCCATTGTCATCGCCGTGGTTGCTACTGGGGTGCTTGGCGTACTCATTGATCGGATCTTTCTGCGCCCATTTCGGGCAAGACCCGACTCCGCTATGGTGCTCACGGCTGGGCTAATTCTGGTATTGCAAAATGTTGTTCTTGCCATAGCCACCGGCACACCTAAGAAATACTACCCGCCTTACCAGGGAGTGGTTGCTCGTTTAGGGAGCGTGTCGCTTTCCGCAGAAAGACTAATAATCATTGTCGCTGCTTTTCTTTTGTTGGCGGGCCTATTCCTGTTTATCCGATATACAAAACATGGCCAAGCGATGATCGCGGTTGCCCAGGAGAGAGAGGGAGCCGCGCTACAGGGAATCAGTATCGACCGCCTGTCCGCCATTGCTATGTTCATAGGTTGTGGATTGGCAGGGATAGCCGGAGCGCTGGTCGGCTCTCTTTTCAGTCTTCTGCCCACGATGGGGGGCACGGTATTGGTGAAGGGTATAGCCGTCATTATCTTGGGCGGCCTGGGCAGCATTCCGGGAACTGTGCTTGGTGGACTCATCATAGGCTTCCTCGATGGGCTTCTTCCTTTACTCACCACTCAGTACGTGGCTAGTCTTGTGGGATTCATTATCGTAATACTCATTCTCCTCTTTAGGCCTCGGGGCTTGATGGGCCACGAATCACCATGAAAACAAAAAGGACTCCTCGTTTGGTCGGTGCGATTGGGCTCTTTGTCGCCCTCGTCTTATTTGGTGTGTTCTACCGGAACGACTATGTACTTCACGTGTTCATTCTTATCATGATGAACGCTGTGC
This window contains:
- a CDS encoding branched-chain amino acid ABC transporter permease; its protein translation is MGGGNVLQAFVNGLTSSGIYILVALGLTLVLSIMNIVQLAHGEVYMVGAYVVYYFSTKVGLNFYASIVIAVVATGVLGVLIDRIFLRPFRARPDSAMVLTAGLILVLQNVVLAIATGTPKKYYPPYQGVVARLGSVSLSAERLIIIVAAFLLLAGLFLFIRYTKHGQAMIAVAQEREGAALQGISIDRLSAIAMFIGCGLAGIAGALVGSLFSLLPTMGGTVLVKGIAVIILGGLGSIPGTVLGGLIIGFLDGLLPLLTTQYVASLVGFIIVILILLFRPRGLMGHESP